A stretch of Chionomys nivalis chromosome 2, mChiNiv1.1, whole genome shotgun sequence DNA encodes these proteins:
- the Ermard gene encoding endoplasmic reticulum membrane-associated RNA degradation protein isoform X4: MMNSAFVLKAMLPYWELAVAKFKVHRFADCTTLLLSQLEAGLRRVFAAVNKCPARLLTAESTILYTTFDEILAKHLNDGSISRLPHFLGEPAMEFLWDFLNYQEGPRIRDRLSHGEINLREFPREAASQLLTFSLVLLLRFTEEDTLSELKEEAGIQLLVSLAEGYRSRCHPAFQLQKQVLSCEESLRMWDVLPLPEEPRQEAARLEDNSEAHACNSLISKILCELCRHVPGSTSAVGGSDGLPPERWPQLLQELCSTRVPTLFCPRLILEVVVVLRGISSQCQRVSAQVIASLQLRHRQWVERRLRSRQRQNYLCMLNSVRLLSPGLYLILLLLALELVSVHAVLGKSAQERQHYLRFLKLILQYTENLAAYTNQEKNKWNEAISLTHAVLLRIWTFSEKKQMLMHLAKNSTNQVDTS; this comes from the exons ATGATGAACTCCGCCTTCGTATTAAAAGCCATGTTACCATATTGGGAACTGGCAGTGGCCAAGTTCAAAGTACACAG GTTTGCTGACTGCACCACGCTGTTGCTGTCACAGCTAGAAGCTGGACTCAGGAGAGTTTTTGCTGCAGTTAACAAATGCCCTGCTAGACTCCTCACGGCCGAG TCAACAATTCTATATACCACATTTGATGAA ATACTGGCAAAGCACTTGAATGATGGTAGCATCAGCCGGCTTCCTCATTTCCTGGGAGAGCCTGCCATG GAATTCTTGTGGGATTTCCTGAACTATCAGGAGGGTCCTCGTATCCGGGACCGTCTAAGCCATGGAGAGATCAATTTACGTGAATTTCCGAGAGAAGCAGCCAGCCAGCTGCTCACGTTCTCCCTGGTGCTTCTGCTCAGGTTCACTGAGGAAGACACGTTGTCAGAGCTGAAG GAGGAAGCAGGAATACAGTTGCTGGTTAGTCTAGCTGAAGGCTACAGATCCCGCTGCCACCCAGCCTTCCAGCTTCAAAAACAG GTCCTGAGCTGTGAGGAAAGCCTCAGGATGTGGGATGTGCTGCCTTTGCCGGAAGAGCCTCGACAGGAAGCAGCCAG ATTAGAAGATAATTCTGAAGCACATGCCTGCAACTCTTTAATTAGCAAGATTCTGTGTGAGCTCTGTCGCCATGTGCCTGGGAGTACCTCTGCTGTAGGTGGCTCGGATGGTCTTCCCCCCGAGAG GTGGCCGCAGCTGCTCCAGGAACTCTGCAGCACACGAGTTCCTACCCTCTTCTGCCCCAGACTCATCCTAGAAGTTGTGGTTGTGCTCCGAGGCATCAGCTCCCAATGCCAGCGCGTGTCTGCCCAGGTCATTGCCTCTTTGCAGCTGAGACACAGGCAGTGGGTGGAGCGCAGGCTGCGCTCGAGGCAGCGTCAGAACTATCTGTGCATGCTTAACAG TGTTAGACTTCTGTCTCCTGGGCTTTACCTGATTTTGTTGCTCCTTGCACTGGAGTTGGTCAGTGTTCATGCTGTCCTTGGTAAAAGCGCTCAGGAGCGTCAGCACTATCTCAG GTTCTTAAAGTTGATTCTGCAGTACACCGAGAACCTCGCGGCCTATACTAACCAAGAGAAGAACAAATGGAACGAAGCCATCAGTCTTACACATGCAGTTCTGTTGAGAATTTGGACTTTCAGTGAGAAGAAACAAATGTTGATGCATTTAGCCAAAAACTCCACAAATCAAGTTGACACAAGTtga